In Elaeis guineensis isolate ETL-2024a chromosome 1, EG11, whole genome shotgun sequence, a genomic segment contains:
- the LOC105039886 gene encoding uncharacterized protein translates to MEISAAISDAISLAATHGLAFSTKLLLARPSPTLALSAAPPTAVRSDFYRPAAPRALVRRPRRTRRRSLTDGDGGEEDAFSGDGDGDDGPFGGGGGGGRGWNFGGGSNWSGSDWDGSESPSFSSSDPAFDFIYEIVCWIALSNCTHFAWKKLGRLLAERGKVISFRLLPFMC, encoded by the coding sequence ATGGAGATCTCCGCCGCGATCTCCGACGCCATCTCGCTGGCTGCCACCCACGGCCTCGCCTTCTCCACCAAACTCCTCCTCGCCCGCCCGTCCCCGACCCTCGCCCTCTCCGCCGCTCCCCCCACCGCCGTCCGCTCCGACTTCTACCGCCCCGCCGCCCCCCGCGCCCTCGTCCGCCGCCCCCGCCGCACCCGCCGCCGCTCCCTCACCGATGGCGACGGCGGCGAAGAGGACGCCTTCTCCGGCGACGGGGACGGAGACGACGGCCCCTTCGGCGGCGGAGGGGGCGGTGGTAGGGGTTGGAATTTTGGCGGTGGGAGTAACTGGTCGGGGTCGGATTGGGATGGATCGGAGTCTCCCTCCTTTTCTTCGTCGGATCCGGCGTTTGATTTCATCTACGAGATCGTGTGCTGGATCGCCCTCTCCAACTGCACCCACTTTGCTTGGAAGAAGCTGGGGCGGCTTCTGGCGGAGAGAGGAAAGGTGATTTCTTTCCGATTGCTGCCGTTCATGTGCTGA